One stretch of Arachis duranensis cultivar V14167 chromosome 1, aradu.V14167.gnm2.J7QH, whole genome shotgun sequence DNA includes these proteins:
- the LOC107457604 gene encoding transcription factor MYB80, which yields MGRIPCCEKDNVKRGQWTPEEDNKLSSYIAQHGTRNWRLIPKNAGLQRCGKSCRLRWTNYLRPDLKHGQFSDSEEQTIVKLHSVFGNRWSLIAAQLPGRTDNDVKNHWNTKLKKKLSGMGIDPVTHKPFSHLMAEIATTLAPPQAAHLAEAALGCFKDEVLHLLTKKPISFQGQHSTMTQGNNITDYINCKPEEKDDTVEKIKLGLSKAIQEEPEMMPSNKHWDSSAATSASYAMSYSVFPPMPGFQYNPVPFGTKGDASPWSQSVCTGSTCTAVDQQNQLHEKLEENGDDSEATKEIRNLSNIFNSDCVLWDLQADDLMNPMV from the exons ATGGGACGCATTCCATGCTGTGAGAAGGACAATGTGAAAAGGGGACAATGGACTCCGGAGGAAGATAACAAGCTCTCCTCCTACATTGCTCAACATGGAACCCGCAATTGGCGCCTTATCCCCAAGAATGCTG GTCTCCAGAGATGTGGAAAGAGCTGCAGGCTAAGGTGGACAAACTACCTTCGTCCTGATCTCAAACATGGCCAATTCTCTGATTCTGAAGAACAAACTATTGTGAAGCTTCACTCAGTTTTTGGCAACAG GTGGTCACTGATAGCAGCACAGCTGCCGGGACGCACCGACAACGATGTGAAAAACCACTGGAATACcaagctgaagaagaagctttcAGGCATGGGAATTGACCCTGTGACACACAAGCCATTCTCACACCTAATGGCTGAAATCGCCACAACCTTGGCACCGCCACAGGCAGCGCACCTTGCCGAAGCAGCACTTGGCTGCTTCAAGGATGAGGTACTCCACCTTCTGACCAAGAAGCCAATTAGCTTCCAAGGCCAACACTCAACTATGACACAAGGGAATAACATCACAGATTATATTAACTGTAAACCAGAAGAAAAGGATGACACTGTTGAAAAGATTAAGCTTGGATTATCAAAGGCAATACAGGAAGAACCTGAAATGATGCCCTCAAATAAGCATTGGGATTCCAGTGCAGCTACATCTGCAAGCTATGCAATGTCATACAGCGTATTCCCACCCATGCCCGGGTTTCAGTATAACCCAGTACCTTTTGGGACTAAAGGGGATGCTTCACCATGGAGCCAAAGTGTATGCACTGGGAGCACATGCACAGCTGTAGATCAGCAAAACCAGTTACATGAAAAGCTTGAAGAAAATGGGGATGATTCCGAAGCtacaaaagaaattagaaaCTTATCCAATATTTTCAACTCAGATTGTGTCTTGTGGGATTTACAAGCAGATGATCTAATGAACCCAATGGTGTAA